The following nucleotide sequence is from Psychroserpens sp. Hel_I_66.
CATGAGATTGTCAGGTCTTCTACTTCATCAAATACTGGCGCGTCTGCTGGTAAAACAGTAAGTGTCTTTCTAGCTTCGATTGTGTTACCACAAGCATCAGTATATGAGTAATCCACAAATAATGATCCTCCACATGCATCATAATCTGAAGTTAGTTCTCCTTGAACTGATCCCTCGATTAAACATGCTTCGTTTTCTGCATTATTTGAGTAACCTAATGGGCTTACCTCATATTGATTAGCTAGCTCACAAGTTATTGTTATGTCTTGAATTTCATCAAATACTGGCGCGTCTGCTGGTAATACTGTTACCAATTTCGTTGCTGTAATTGTGTTTCCACATAAATCAGTATAGGTATAGCTTACTTCAAATTCACCACCACAAGCATTGTACTCTGGTGTAGCCTCGCCCTGAACTGATCCAGAGATTAGACATGCTTCGTTTTCTGCTCCATTTGAGTAACCTAATGTACCTGCTTCAAATGATCCAGCTTCCTCACATGAGATTGTCATGTCCTCTACTTCGTCAAATACCGGTGCATCTGCTGGCAATACTGTTACCAGTTTCTTAGCTGTGATTGTGTTTCCACATAAATCAGTATAGGTATAGCTCACTTCAAACTCACCACCACAAGCATTGTACTCTGGTGTAGCCTCGCCCTGAACTGATCCTTCGATCAGACAAGCTTCGCTTTCTGCTCCATTTGAGTAACCTAATGAACCTGCTGTAAATGATCCCGCTTCCTCACATGAGATTGTCATGTTCTCCACTTCGTCAAATACTGGTGCATCTGCTGGTAATACTGTTACCAATTTCGTTGCTGTAATTGTGTTTCCACATAAATCAGTATACGTATAGCTTACTTCAAATTCACCACCACAAGCATTGTACTCTGGTGTAGCCTCGCCCTGAACTGATCCAGAGATTAGACATGCTTCGCTTTCTGCTCCATTTGAGTAACCTAATGAACCTGCTGTAAATGATCCCGCTTCCTCACATGAGATTGTCATGTCCTCTACTTCGTCAAATACCGGTGCATCTGCTGGCAATACTGTTACCAGTTTCTTAGCTGTGATTGTGTTTCCACACAAATCAGTATAGGTATAGCTTACTTCAAACTCACCACCACAAGCATTGTACTCTGGTGTAGCCTCGCCCTGAACTGATCCTTCGATCAGACAAGCTTCGCTTTCTGCTCCATTTGAGTAACCTAATGAACCTGCTATAAATGATCCCGCTTCCTCACATGAGATTGTCATGTTCTCCACTTCGTCAAATACTGGTGCATCTGCTGGTAATACTGTTACCAATTTCGTTGCTGTAATTGTGTTTCCACATAAATCAGTATAGGTATAGCTTACTTCAAATTCACCACCACAAGCATTGTACTCTGGTGTAGCCTCGCCCTGAACTGATCCAGAGATTAGACATGCTTCGTTTTCTGCTCCATTTGAGTAACCTAATGAACCTGCTGTAAATGATCCCGCTTCCTCACATGAGATTGTCATGTCCTCTACTTCGTCAAATACCGGTGCATCTGCTGGTAATACTGTTACCAGTTTCTTAGCTGTGATTGTGTTTCCACACAAATCAGTATAGGTATAGCTTACTTCAAACTCACCACCACAAGCATTGTACTCTGGTGTAGCCTCGCCCTGAACTGATCCTTCGATCAAACAAGCTTCGCTTTCTGCTCCATTTGAGTAACCTAATGAACCTGCTGTAAATGATCCAGCTTCCTCACATGAGATTGTCATGTTCTCCACTTCGTCAAATACTGGTGCATCTGCTGGTAATACTGTTACCAATTTCGTTGCTGTAATTGTGTTTCCACATAAATCAGTATAGGTATAGCTTACTTCAAATTCACCACCACAAGCATTGTACTCTGGTGTAGCCTCGCCCTGAACTGATCCAGAGATTAGACATGCTTCGTTTTCTGCTCCATTTGAGTAACCTAATGTACCTGCTTCAAATGATCCAGCTTCCTCACATGAGATTGTCATGTCCTCTACTTCGTCAAATACCGGTGCATCTGCTGGTAATACTGTTACCAGTTTCTTAGCTGTGATTGTGTTTCCACATAAATCAGTATAGGTATAGCTTACTTCAAATTCACCACCACAAGCATTGTACTCTGGTGTAGCCTCGCCCTGAACTGATCCTTCGATCAGACAAGCTTCGCTTTCTGCTCCATTTAAGTAACCTAATGAACCTGCTGTAAATGATCCCGCTTCCTCACATGAGATTGTCATGTTCTCCACTTCGTCAAATACTGGTGCATCTGCTGGTAATACTGTTACCAGTTTCGTTGCTGTAATTGTGTTTCCACATAAATCAGTATAGGTATAGCTTACTTCAAATTCACCACCACAAGCATTGTACTCTGGTGTAGCCTCGCCCTGAACTGATCCTTCGATCAGACAAGCTTCGCTTTCTGCTCCATTTGAGTAACCTAATGAACCTGCTGTAAATGATCCCGCTTCCTCACATGAGATTGTCATGTCCTCTACTTCGTCAAATACCGGTGCATCTGCTGGCAATACTGTTACCAGTTTCTTAGCTGTGATTGTGTTTCCACATAAATCAGTATAGGTATAGCTTACTTCAAACTCACCACCACAAGCATTGTACTCTGGTGTAGCCTCGCCCTGAACTGATCCTTCGATCAGACAAGCTTCGTTTTCTGCTCCATTTGAGTAACCTAATGTACCTGCTTCAAATGATCCAGCTTCCTCACATGAGATTGTCATGTTCTCCATTTCGTCAAATATAGGTGCATCAGCAGGATCAACCGTAATAAAAAATGGACCTGCACTTAATGGACGATCACAAGAATCAACACCATTATAATTTACAGTGATTGTTCCTCCACAAGCTGTATATTCAATATTAACTTCTGCTTCGATTGAACCAGAAACAGAACAAAGACCCTGAGATACTCCGTTATCGTAAGTAGCTTCAGGTACTATATATCCAGCTGCATCAGCACATGAAATACTTGATGGCAATTCTGGCGTGTTTATAGTTGATTCCGGTGTAGGTAAAACAGTGATTATCTGAACATCTGAATCTGTGTAACCACAATTATCGGTTACAGAGTATGTTCTTGTAATTACTCCACCTAAACACGAATCGACCGTACTTGGACTATCAGAAACTATAATTTCTAGATCATCAGCACAATTATCAACAGCATTTACATTTTTCGTATCTGGTGTAGGAACTAAATCTACACAACTAACAGTAATATCTTCAGGCACATCATTTAATTGAGGCGCTTCACTATCTCCACCGCTGTAGTATACTGTTATTGAGTCAGCAAAGTTACCACAATCATCTTGAATAGTATATGTATATTGTGCCATCCATTTGCAATCACTACCTTTTGAATAACCCGTTTTAACAACATTTACATTTCCGCAGTTGTCTTCAAACAAAGCAGCAATATCTTCTTCTGTTGGCCCTTGAGCTTTTTCAGAAAAACATAAATTCAAACCTGTTTGACCTGATGGTAGTTCAGCATTTTTATTTAGAGATGGTGCTTCTGTATCTCCACCACTATAAATAATATCCAATTCAGTTGCCATGTTTCCACATGCATCTTGTATAGTAAATTTGTATGTTACAATCCACTCACAGTCATTCCCAGAAGGCGTACCAAATTTATTAACAATTACATCGCTGCAATTATCTGAGTACAAAGCTCCTATATCACTTATAGAAGGACCTGCAGGAATATCGTCAAAACATAAATTAAGGTTTTGACCTCCAGAAGGAACTTCTGCTCCTTCATTTAACATTGGCGCAGAAATATCACCTCCAACGTAGGAAATTTTTATTTCTTCTTCAAAATCTCCACATTTAATAAAATAGGTGTAATCAATATTCCAAGCACAATCGTCTCCTTCAATAAAGGAAGTTTTCGTGACTTGTGCGGTGAGATCACCACATTGATTAGTGTAAAGATTTGCCACATCCTCTTCTGACGGTCCAGGAGGTGCATCTTCTAGACATCGGTTGAAGAAAGTACTTCGAGCCGAGTCTTGTGCGAACACAGAACTTGTACTAAACGCAAAGAGCATGATTAAGACTAACGTCTTCATGCTTCTACTTTGTTTAGTCATAAGATCAATGCTACAACACGATAAATTCGTGATAGATTGCCAAATTTTGGCGCGTCCACCACTTCGGGTAAAATTGCTCATAAACATAACATTTGGTTTTAAATTAAAATTATTTTAACATTTATAATGACAATACAAGTATTGTCAGCAAAAGTGCAAATACAATATCTACACGTGAGCTTAAAATTAAATTTTGATGAAATGAATACACAAAACACCAAATTAGAATGATATCATTCTAAATCAATAAATGCTAATAATCAATTGTTGTGCTATTAAACAATTTTACGGTAAGAATAATAGATTATATTGCTATTATTTAATCTATTATTAAGTTGAAAATGAACATGATTCACCCCAACCTCGAATCAAAAATATGTTATAATAAACTTAACGCCAAATAAATTTATTCTTTTTTTTCATTATAAACAGTTTAACATTTTTTTATGTATTTAGTCGAATAACAAATCATTTTCTATGCTAAAATCATCGATAAAATGTACCGATTTTTTTATCAGAGAATAAAATACTTCATCTTCTTTTACAAAATGAACATCTTTATTGTAACTCTCTAAAAAAGAAATAATTAATCTTGAAGATATTAATGGCTTTCTAAAAAACATTGCTTGAGAAGCATTAAAAAGCTCTATGGCTAAAATACGCTGTACATTATTTACCAAATCTAGACATTGTACCGCTGCATTTGCACCCATACTTACATGATCTTCTTGGCCATTACTGGAAACTATACTGTCTATACTTGCAGGTGTTGCTAATTGCTTATTGGCGCTCACAATACTTGCAGCTGTATACTGCGGAATCATAAAGCCAGAGTTTAAACCTGGATTATCAACCAAAAACATAGGGAGACCCCTAAGTCCTGAGATAAGCTGGTAAATTCTTCTTTCAGAAATGTTACCTAACTCTGCCATTGCAATCTTCAAATAATCCAGAGCCAAGGCCAAAGGTTGACCGTGAAAATTGCCTCCAGAAATAATTTCATCCTCTTCAATGAATATATTTGGATTGTCTGTTACCGAATTGATTTCGGTCTTAAAAACTTTTCTAACAAATTCCAAGGTATCTTTTGTTGCACCATGAACTTGTGGCATACATCTATAAGAATATGGATCTTGAACGTGAGCTTTTTCTCGAGAAATCAACTCACTGCCCTCAAGAAATTCTCTAATTCGCTCTGCTGTTTTTATTTGTCCGTTATGTGGCCTAACCAAATGAACCAATGCATTAAAGGGCTCAATCCTTCCGTCGAAAGCATCAAGGGAAATACTCCCTATTAAATCTGCAAAGTAAGAAAGTTTGTATGATTTTATGAGCAAATGAATTCCGTAGGCACTCATAAACTGAGTCCCGTTAAGCAAAGCTAGACCCTCTTTAGATTTAAGTGTTATCGATTCATATCCAAATTTCTTCAAAACTTCTGAAGACTGATAAATTTCGCCATCATAAAAAACCTCCCCTTTGGAGATTAGAGGCAAAGCCAAATGTGCCAAGGGCGCTAAATCACCCGAAGCACCGAGCGAGCCTTGAGTATAGATTATTGGGAGAATATCGTTGTTGTAAAAATCTATCAATCGCTCTACAGTTTGTAATTGCACTCCACTATGCCCATAGCTCAATGACTGGATCTTTAAGAACAACATGAGCTTAACAATCTCGTTGGGAACTCTTTCACCAATACCACAAGCATGCGACATGACTAAATTTTCTTGGAGTTTTGTAAGATTTTCTTTTGTAATCTTCACATCGCAAAGCGAACCAAAACCGGTGTTTATTCCATAAATTGGCTGATCTTGATTTTTTATTTTCTCATCAAGGTAATTTCGGCAGTTTTCAATTTTTGTTTTTGAATCTTCGGAAAGTTTTAATTGCTTATGTTCTGTAACGATAGTATTGATTGTTGACAGGTCTAAAACTTCCGAGGAAATAATATGTATATGGCTCATGATCTTATTTTGCGTGTTCAAAATTCAGCAATACAAACATACTTTGCAACAAATGTTAATAATTATTAAAATATCAAGCAAAAACCTAATTATCTGTATTTTTGGCTACTAAAACAATTAAAAATTATGAAAAGATTATTTGTGGCTTTTTTAGCAATTTCAATTATTGCCTGTAATGAAAAGCCAAAAGTAGAGTACGCTATTGTAACTGGGAAAATTGAAAATTCGCAAGTCAAATTAGCTACGATTGATGGAGCTGATTTTAAAGCTGAAATCAATATCGAAGAAGATGGTACTTTTTTGGATACCATTCAAATTACCGAAAACAATTTCTATGCACTAACTATTGGCAGAGAATATACTCCACTGTACTTAATTAAGGGAGATAGTTTACACGTAGATGTAGATGCTACCAAATTTGATGAATCCTTAAAATATTCTGGCGAAGGTGCTGTAGAAAACAATTATTTGGCAGCAAAAATGCTCAATGAGAGTAAAGGCATTGAAAACCCGGTTGCGTTTTACTCAATGGAAGAAGCTGATTTTAAAACCAAAGTCAAAACCATTAAAAACACAAATAATTCTCTTTTAGTAAACTTGAATGATGCTGATGAAGATTTTATTTCTTCGGAAAAACAAAATCTAGTCTACGATGAATACAACATGCTTAATAACTACAAGCAGAGACATGGGTATTATACTAAAAAAGAAGATTTTAAAATATCTGAAGATTTCTTTCCAGCAGAATTAAAAGACATGGATTTTGACGATTCTAAAGCTTATAGATCATCAAACTCATACAAAAACATAGCTTTTGATAATTTATTAACTAAACTATTTGATACTATTGGCGATGACATTTCAAACGTCACTGTAGATCAATTGCAAATTATTGAAGAAGCTAAAATACCTGCATTAAAAAACGATGCAATTGACTATCTAAGCAGTTTTCTGGTAACACCGAGTAATCCTAATATGGCATCTGTTTATACCTATTTAAAAGATAATACAACTAAGGAGGAGACCAAGAAAAAACTGACTGAAACATTTGAGAAAAATAAAGATTTGGTAAAAGGAAAACCATCTCCTCAATTTGTCAATTATGAGAACCATAAAGGTGGCGAATTATCATTAGCAGACTTAAAAGGCAAATACGTTTATGTAGATGTTTGGGCAACTTGGTGCGGACCTTGCATTAAGGAAATACCCTCTTTAAAAGAAGTTGAAAAGAAATTTCATAATGAAAATATTGAGTTTGTTAGTATTTCTACTGATGATGGCAGAGGCTATAAAGGTCAAACAAATGAGGAAAAAGCTCTTTTAGCTAAAGAAGGCTGGAAAAATATGATCATGGACAAAGAATTAGGAGGCATTCAACTATATGCCGACAATGCTTTCAATTCATCTTTCATGAATGATTATCAAGTAAATTCGATACCTAGATTTATCTTAATAGACCCAAATGGAAACATCGTTAGCGCAGATGCACCAAGACCATCAGACCCTAAATTGGTAGAATTATTAGAAAGAGAGCTTAAAATGTAATTGTTTTATTTTAAAATATAAAAAACCACTTCAATGAAGTGGTTTTTTCTTTTGATAGATTATTTAAGTCTTATTATTTTTTATCGTCAGTTTTTGCTTCTTCAATTTGAGGTTGTTCTGGTTGTTTAAAAAGATCTACATACGCCTCTCCCAAAGCTTCGATAATATGACTTGCTATTAGGCTTTGATAGCCCAAGTCTTCAATAGCAAGATCTGCAGCTTTACCATGCAAATAAATACCAAAAACCGCAGCGGAAAGCGCTTCATAACCTTGGGAAATCAAACCTGTAATTACTCCAGTTAAAACATCACCCGTTCCAGCAGTTGCCATACCTGGATTCCCCGTAGTATTTACGTATATTTTATCGTTAAAAACGGTCATTGTATTTGCACCTTTTATCACTAAAACAATCTTGTACTTTTTCGTAAATGCCTTTGCTTTTTTAAGCTTATCAAAATCATCTTTCCATTTACCTATAAGCCTTTCTAATTCCTTTGGATGTGGCGTCAAAACAGATTGTTCTGGGAGCAGTTTTAAAAGTGATTTTTTCTTTGACAATATATTAAGCCCATCAGCATCAATTACCAATGGCACTTTATTGGATTTTAAAAAGTTTTCCAATGCTAAAACAGTATCACTCTCTGTTCCCATCCCGATTCCCAAACCAATTACTGTCGGGTCAATATCAAATTTAATATCTGAAATTAAATTTTCATTTTCATCTGTAATCACCATCGCTTCAGGGAAAGCGGTTTGCATAATTTGATAACCGCATTTTGGCACGTAAGCAGTTACTAAACCAGACCCAATAGATAATGCTGCTCTACTACAAAGTAAAACAGAACCCATTTTTCCGTAGCTACCACCAATAATTAAAGCGTGTCCAAAATCGCCTTTATGTGCAAATTTTTGACGTGGCTTGTAAATAGGCAGTACCTCGTTTTTTCCTATGAGTTCACTTTCGGTTTCTGTCTTAATCAAAAATTCCCTATCAATACCTATATCAACGACTTCCCATTGCACAGAAAACTTGGAGGTTTCAGGCAAAAAGAATATCAATTTTGGCGATTGAAAACTGAGTGTATAATTTGCCCACACCACTCCGTTCTCATCGTCTACTGCTCTATCTGTATAAACTCCAGAAGGCACATCTATTGCCAAAGTAAATGCCTCACTCTTTTTCAAATGCTGAAACAATGACTTCACCCAGTCATTTACAGGTCTATTTAATCCAATGCCAAACACAGCATCTATAATAATATCGTCTTTATGAATCTCGGGGAAATCTGCCTCACAGCCCAGCATGTCTGGCCACTTTTTAGTCGTCTGCTTTATAAGGTCATAATTGATCAAAAAATCCTTTGTACGTTTGTCACTACAATTTACGACATAGGTCTTTACATTATACCCATGAGTAATCAAATGTCTTGCAACAACCAAACCGTCACCTCCATTGTTTCCAATCCCACAAAACACATGAACTGGTACTTGCGCACCTTGCATTCTTACATGAAGCCAATTAAAAATTTGGATGCCAGCACGTTCCATCAGCTCAGTAGATGTTATATTTTGTTTTTTTGCTGTTAGCTTATCGCCTTCATAAATTTGTTCTTTAGAAAAAATCTTCATCTATTCAATTTATAATGTTTGCTATATTGCCAGTTTTTGTTGAAAAAAAGGTTAAATATTGAATTTAATTCTTTTAAACTGAAAAAAACGCAAAATAACTTTCTAAGTTTTTTTATTCCTGTAAAAATAATACATTTGAAATGTATAGTCTTAAAAAATGACAGACCTAACACAAACAACTTTTCAAATTAACATCTCTGAAATTATTGGGATGACTTTTTATGTAATTACCCTTAGGGGTTTCTAGTATTTTATCTTTCATACAAAAAATGTCTTATCATAAAGGACTTAGGTTATAAAATCACAAAATAAACATCTTATAATGAATGTTTTAAAATTTGGCGGAACATCTGTAGGATCTGCAAAAAACATAAATAAAGTTATTTCAATTCTTGGCAACTATGCCAGAGAGGATCGTGCTATTTGCGTAGTATCTGCGATTGGAGGCATTACCGATAAACTATTACATACTGCGGAATTAGCCCAAAACAAAAACCAAGACTACATTTCTAATTTCAATGAAATTTCAGAAATCCATCATGCCATTGTAGCAGAGTTGGTCCCTAATAAAAATGAAAATATAACAATCCATTTAAAGCAAAAATTACAAGAGCTAAAAGACCTTTTGGATGGTATTTATTTAATTAATGAGCTATCTCCAAAAACATCAGATAAGCTCGTCAGTTTTGGAGAAATCCTGTCTTCGTTTATTATTGCTGAAACGATGAAACATCGAAAGATGGATTGCGAAAGAAAAAATAGTCAGGAATTGATCGTTACAAATTCCAATTTCACAAAAGCTGAAGTCCAATACCAAAAGACCAACGAGAACATAAAGCGTTACTTTTCCGAAGCAAAACAACAAATAACCATTCTTCCAGGTTTTATCTCAAAATCGCATTTAGGAGAAATCACGACATTAGGAAGAGGAGGATCAGATTTTACCGCAGCTATCGTAGCTGCTGCCCTGCATGTTAAATCGCTGGAGATCTGGACAGACGTAAGTGGTATGTTTACCTCCAATCCAAAAATGGTAAAACAAGCATTCCCAATTAAGAATTTATCGTATCAAGAAGCGATGGAATTATCGCATTTTGGAGCAAAAGTGTTATATCCTCCAACGGTACAACCAGCATTGGATTTAAACATCCCAATACATATTAAAAACACATTAGATCCTGATGCCTACGGTACTAAAATATCCAATGACATAAGTGCAGATTCTGTGACACCCGTAAAAGGAATTTCTAACATTAACAATATTGCTCTATTAACGCTTCAAGGCAACGGTATGGTTGGCATACCAGGCTTTTCAAAACGTTTATTTGA
It contains:
- the hutH gene encoding histidine ammonia-lyase codes for the protein MSHIHIISSEVLDLSTINTIVTEHKQLKLSEDSKTKIENCRNYLDEKIKNQDQPIYGINTGFGSLCDVKITKENLTKLQENLVMSHACGIGERVPNEIVKLMLFLKIQSLSYGHSGVQLQTVERLIDFYNNDILPIIYTQGSLGASGDLAPLAHLALPLISKGEVFYDGEIYQSSEVLKKFGYESITLKSKEGLALLNGTQFMSAYGIHLLIKSYKLSYFADLIGSISLDAFDGRIEPFNALVHLVRPHNGQIKTAERIREFLEGSELISREKAHVQDPYSYRCMPQVHGATKDTLEFVRKVFKTEINSVTDNPNIFIEEDEIISGGNFHGQPLALALDYLKIAMAELGNISERRIYQLISGLRGLPMFLVDNPGLNSGFMIPQYTAASIVSANKQLATPASIDSIVSSNGQEDHVSMGANAAVQCLDLVNNVQRILAIELFNASQAMFFRKPLISSRLIISFLESYNKDVHFVKEDEVFYSLIKKSVHFIDDFSIENDLLFD
- a CDS encoding TlpA family protein disulfide reductase, coding for MKRLFVAFLAISIIACNEKPKVEYAIVTGKIENSQVKLATIDGADFKAEINIEEDGTFLDTIQITENNFYALTIGREYTPLYLIKGDSLHVDVDATKFDESLKYSGEGAVENNYLAAKMLNESKGIENPVAFYSMEEADFKTKVKTIKNTNNSLLVNLNDADEDFISSEKQNLVYDEYNMLNNYKQRHGYYTKKEDFKISEDFFPAELKDMDFDDSKAYRSSNSYKNIAFDNLLTKLFDTIGDDISNVTVDQLQIIEEAKIPALKNDAIDYLSSFLVTPSNPNMASVYTYLKDNTTKEETKKKLTETFEKNKDLVKGKPSPQFVNYENHKGGELSLADLKGKYVYVDVWATWCGPCIKEIPSLKEVEKKFHNENIEFVSISTDDGRGYKGQTNEEKALLAKEGWKNMIMDKELGGIQLYADNAFNSSFMNDYQVNSIPRFILIDPNGNIVSADAPRPSDPKLVELLERELKM
- a CDS encoding bifunctional ADP-dependent NAD(P)H-hydrate dehydratase/NAD(P)H-hydrate epimerase: MKIFSKEQIYEGDKLTAKKQNITSTELMERAGIQIFNWLHVRMQGAQVPVHVFCGIGNNGGDGLVVARHLITHGYNVKTYVVNCSDKRTKDFLINYDLIKQTTKKWPDMLGCEADFPEIHKDDIIIDAVFGIGLNRPVNDWVKSLFQHLKKSEAFTLAIDVPSGVYTDRAVDDENGVVWANYTLSFQSPKLIFFLPETSKFSVQWEVVDIGIDREFLIKTETESELIGKNEVLPIYKPRQKFAHKGDFGHALIIGGSYGKMGSVLLCSRAALSIGSGLVTAYVPKCGYQIMQTAFPEAMVITDENENLISDIKFDIDPTVIGLGIGMGTESDTVLALENFLKSNKVPLVIDADGLNILSKKKSLLKLLPEQSVLTPHPKELERLIGKWKDDFDKLKKAKAFTKKYKIVLVIKGANTMTVFNDKIYVNTTGNPGMATAGTGDVLTGVITGLISQGYEALSAAVFGIYLHGKAADLAIEDLGYQSLIASHIIEALGEAYVDLFKQPEQPQIEEAKTDDKK